The Hymenobacter sp. DG01 genome has a segment encoding these proteins:
- a CDS encoding group III truncated hemoglobin has translation MSENLPDIQTEDDIRLLVDAFYSRVQSDDLIGPIFEGVVQDHWPRHLATMYDFWSSLLLGTGRYRGRPFPKHLALPVDSRHFHRWLNLFVETIEAHFSGPKADEALHKAGNLASIFEYRIQQAQNPLNLL, from the coding sequence ATGTCTGAAAACCTGCCCGATATCCAAACCGAAGACGACATCCGGCTGCTGGTTGATGCTTTTTACAGCCGCGTACAATCCGATGACCTCATAGGGCCCATCTTCGAAGGCGTAGTGCAGGACCACTGGCCGCGCCACCTGGCTACTATGTACGATTTCTGGAGCAGCCTGCTGCTGGGCACCGGCCGCTACCGGGGTCGGCCCTTCCCGAAGCACCTGGCCCTGCCCGTGGACAGCCGCCATTTCCACCGGTGGCTGAATTTATTTGTGGAAACCATTGAGGCTCACTTCAGTGGCCCGAAAGCTGATGAAGCCTTGCACAAAGCGGGTAACCTTGCTTCCATTTTCGAGTATCGTATCCAGCAAGCCCAAAATCCGCTGAATCTGTTATGA
- the yedA gene encoding drug/metabolite exporter YedA — protein MSVNTTPSRVSLLLAFAAVYLIWGSTYLGIRFAIDSMPPLLMAGSRYALAGAVLYIFMRLRGEPAPTWRGWGVALVIGICLLAFGNGGVTLGEQYVPSGLAALLVATVPMFLAVLGWWSGVAQRPTPAVVLGLVCGMGGVYLLARTPGASHVALPGHEALGMGLVLTAALVWAIGSLYSKRHQPTPSPFLSGGMQMLCGGLVMLVVGLLRGEAQGFQLAQVTAKSWGAYAYLVTFGSIVAFTAYIWLLRVVEPALAGTYAFVNPVVAVLLGWAFAGETLNAGMLGGAGLIVLAVALVVLGGRRPVKTT, from the coding sequence ATGTCTGTCAATACCACTCCTTCCCGCGTTTCCCTGCTGCTGGCCTTTGCCGCCGTGTACCTGATCTGGGGCTCAACCTACCTGGGCATCCGCTTCGCCATCGACTCGATGCCGCCCCTGCTGATGGCTGGCAGCCGCTATGCCCTGGCCGGAGCCGTGCTCTACATCTTTATGCGCCTGCGCGGCGAGCCGGCCCCTACCTGGCGGGGCTGGGGCGTGGCGCTGGTTATCGGTATCTGTCTGCTGGCTTTCGGCAACGGCGGCGTGACCCTGGGCGAGCAGTACGTTCCCTCGGGGCTGGCGGCCCTGCTGGTAGCCACGGTGCCCATGTTTCTGGCGGTATTGGGCTGGTGGAGCGGGGTAGCCCAGCGCCCTACCCCGGCCGTGGTCCTGGGCCTGGTGTGCGGCATGGGTGGCGTGTACCTGCTGGCCCGCACTCCGGGCGCCAGCCACGTAGCCCTGCCCGGCCACGAGGCCCTGGGCATGGGGCTGGTACTTACGGCCGCGCTGGTGTGGGCCATTGGCTCCCTCTACTCCAAACGGCACCAGCCCACCCCCTCGCCCTTCCTCTCGGGCGGAATGCAGATGCTGTGCGGCGGGCTGGTGATGCTGGTGGTAGGCCTGCTGCGCGGTGAGGCACAAGGCTTCCAACTGGCTCAGGTAACGGCCAAATCGTGGGGGGCCTACGCCTACCTGGTTACGTTCGGGTCGATTGTGGCTTTCACGGCTTATATCTGGCTGCTGCGGGTCGTGGAGCCTGCTCTGGCCGGCACTTACGCTTTCGTAAACCCAGTGGTGGCCGTGCTGCTGGGCTGGGCCTTCGCCGGCGAAACCCTGAACGCGGGCATGCTGGGCGGTGCCGGCCTGATCGTGCTGGCCGTGGCCCTGGTGGTGCTGGGCGGCCGCCGACCCGTAAAAACTACCTAA
- a CDS encoding M1 family metallopeptidase, with protein MRFFSALLTAGLLGLAPASSAQLMQPKSLFTRADSLRGHLSPLRACYDVNYYHLDVQLDVARKTLRGSNLFRFTATQDFSRLQFDLFANLKVEKVEYQGKPVPFTREANAVFVTFPTPIRQGNRAEFTVYYAGQPTEAKNAPWDGGLVFTQDSKGKPWVATACQGVGASIWWPTKDHQSDEPDSMLISVTVPKGLKDISNGRLRKTTSLRGGATRFDWFVSNPINNYDVALNVGDYTHFADEYAGEKGKLTLDYWVLPENLAKAKTQFAANVKPMLKSMENWFGPYPFYEDGFKLVETPHLGMEHQSAVAYGNKYLNGYLGKDRSETGWGLKWDFIIIHESGHEWFGNNITAQDIADMWIHESFTTYSEALFVESQFGKDATHQYIHGQRRNIQNDGPIIGPYEVNKEGSSDMYDKGSNLLHLIRTAYVPDDARWGELLRGLSRTFYHQTVTTAQVVGYFNQQLGQDLTPIFDQYLRHAGLPTLEVRFNAQGQPLARWVASVPGFNLPARLRTAGGEYRTVPLTTSFQPLNLPGLTRTNLEVDTLNYYIGVLVE; from the coding sequence GTGCGTTTCTTTTCTGCTTTGCTTACGGCCGGCCTGCTCGGTCTGGCCCCCGCTTCCTCGGCGCAGCTCATGCAGCCGAAGTCGTTGTTTACCCGCGCCGATTCGCTGCGGGGGCACCTCTCGCCCCTGCGCGCCTGCTACGACGTTAACTACTACCACCTCGATGTGCAGCTGGACGTGGCCCGCAAGACCCTCCGGGGCTCCAACCTGTTCCGCTTCACGGCCACCCAGGATTTCAGCCGCCTGCAGTTCGATCTGTTTGCCAACCTGAAGGTGGAGAAGGTGGAATACCAGGGCAAGCCTGTGCCGTTTACCCGCGAGGCTAATGCCGTGTTCGTCACGTTTCCTACCCCCATCCGGCAGGGCAACCGCGCCGAGTTTACGGTGTACTATGCCGGCCAGCCCACCGAGGCCAAGAACGCACCCTGGGACGGTGGCCTCGTCTTCACTCAGGACAGCAAGGGCAAGCCTTGGGTTGCCACGGCCTGCCAGGGGGTAGGGGCCAGCATCTGGTGGCCCACCAAAGACCACCAATCCGACGAGCCAGACTCCATGCTCATCAGCGTGACGGTGCCCAAGGGCCTGAAAGACATTTCGAACGGACGCCTGCGCAAAACCACTTCGCTCAGGGGCGGTGCCACCCGCTTCGACTGGTTTGTGAGTAACCCCATCAACAACTACGATGTGGCCCTGAACGTGGGCGACTACACCCACTTCGCCGATGAGTACGCCGGCGAGAAAGGCAAGCTCACGCTCGACTATTGGGTGCTGCCAGAAAACCTGGCCAAAGCCAAAACCCAGTTTGCGGCCAACGTAAAGCCTATGCTCAAATCAATGGAGAACTGGTTCGGGCCCTACCCCTTCTACGAAGACGGATTCAAACTGGTAGAAACGCCTCACCTGGGCATGGAGCACCAGAGCGCCGTAGCCTACGGTAACAAGTACCTGAACGGCTACCTGGGCAAAGACCGCTCAGAAACCGGCTGGGGCCTGAAGTGGGACTTCATCATTATCCATGAAAGCGGGCACGAGTGGTTCGGCAACAACATCACCGCCCAGGACATTGCCGATATGTGGATTCACGAGAGCTTCACTACCTACTCCGAGGCCCTGTTCGTGGAAAGCCAGTTCGGCAAGGATGCGACCCACCAGTACATCCACGGCCAGCGCCGCAACATCCAGAACGATGGGCCCATCATTGGGCCTTATGAGGTAAACAAGGAGGGCTCATCCGACATGTACGACAAGGGCAGCAACCTGCTCCACCTCATCCGGACGGCTTACGTACCCGACGATGCCCGGTGGGGGGAGCTACTGCGCGGTCTTTCGCGCACCTTCTACCACCAAACCGTAACTACGGCACAAGTAGTAGGCTACTTCAACCAGCAGCTCGGCCAGGACCTGACGCCCATCTTCGACCAGTACCTGCGCCACGCCGGCCTCCCTACCCTGGAGGTGCGCTTCAATGCCCAGGGTCAGCCCCTGGCCCGTTGGGTTGCCAGCGTGCCCGGGTTCAACCTGCCTGCCCGCTTGCGTACGGCCGGCGGCGAGTACCGTACCGTGCCCCTCACTACCTCCTTCCAGCCCCTGAACCTGCCCGGCCTCACCCGCACCAACCTGGAAGTGGACACCCTGAACTATTACATCGGAGTGCTGGTGGAATAG
- a CDS encoding Crp/Fnr family transcriptional regulator encodes MVAPSVPINCQGCPHHGQSLLGACQHNELNLIAAGKLHQSYHKGQVIFQQGSRPGGIYCIHQGKVKISKISADGKEQIVRLAKEGDVLGYRSLMMGGNFSTAATALTDCVVCLVPRADFFSIISQNPQFSQALMRLLAQALGETEERLLHTAYKPVRERLAEALLMLHSLFHPGTDARFSIPISRDDLAALMGTAKETASRLLSELREEGLVVTQGSRITVLDVARLRQVATMYS; translated from the coding sequence ATGGTAGCACCGTCAGTCCCGATCAATTGCCAGGGCTGTCCGCATCACGGGCAGTCGTTGCTAGGAGCCTGCCAACACAATGAGCTGAACCTGATTGCCGCCGGTAAGCTCCACCAGTCGTACCATAAGGGCCAGGTGATTTTCCAGCAAGGCAGCCGTCCGGGCGGGATTTACTGCATACACCAGGGGAAGGTGAAAATCTCAAAGATCAGCGCCGACGGGAAGGAGCAGATTGTGCGCCTGGCCAAGGAGGGTGATGTGCTGGGCTACCGGTCCCTGATGATGGGCGGCAACTTCTCTACCGCCGCTACCGCTCTCACCGACTGTGTGGTGTGCCTGGTGCCCCGCGCCGATTTCTTCAGCATCATCAGCCAGAATCCGCAGTTTTCTCAGGCCCTCATGCGCCTGCTGGCCCAGGCCCTGGGCGAAACCGAGGAGCGCCTGCTGCACACGGCCTATAAGCCCGTGCGCGAGCGGCTGGCCGAGGCCCTGCTGATGCTGCACAGCCTGTTTCACCCTGGCACCGACGCCCGCTTCAGCATCCCTATCTCCCGCGACGACCTGGCTGCCCTGATGGGTACGGCCAAAGAAACCGCCAGCCGCCTGCTCTCGGAGCTGCGGGAAGAGGGGCTGGTTGTAACACAAGGCAGCCGAATCACGGTGCTGGATGTGGCACGCCTGCGCCAGGTAGCCACTATGTACAGCTAG
- a CDS encoding carboxypeptidase-like regulatory domain-containing protein, with protein sequence MKLTASPFDPQTGELLPVYQDAYLRGDLSKASARAVEEYLRRDADQAHGTLTRWQQLQAAEEAGSAPTWVQKQIQYIRAEPVRFRRRATTLVASAVLVGTVVFAGTSLPTERTPTDNLPTDVATTEVLEAGASAEMASSAASMRMITVRGIIKGENGKPLVGATVIQPGSLRGVSTNAEGEYVLAVPAGTTSLKYGYGGYQDEEVAVKGSRTADVTLLPRQQKKRWLIF encoded by the coding sequence ATGAAACTTACTGCTTCTCCTTTTGATCCGCAAACCGGCGAGCTGTTGCCCGTGTACCAGGATGCCTACCTGCGCGGCGACCTGAGCAAGGCCTCGGCCCGGGCCGTGGAAGAATACCTGCGCCGCGACGCCGACCAGGCCCACGGTACGCTCACGCGCTGGCAGCAGCTGCAGGCCGCCGAAGAGGCTGGCTCGGCTCCTACCTGGGTGCAGAAACAGATTCAGTATATCCGGGCCGAGCCCGTACGCTTCCGCCGCCGCGCTACCACGCTGGTTGCCTCGGCCGTGCTGGTAGGCACCGTGGTTTTCGCGGGCACCAGCCTGCCCACCGAGCGCACCCCCACCGACAACCTGCCCACCGACGTAGCTACTACGGAAGTGCTGGAAGCCGGCGCTTCGGCTGAAATGGCCTCCTCGGCGGCTTCTATGCGCATGATTACCGTGCGTGGCATCATTAAGGGCGAAAACGGTAAGCCCCTGGTAGGCGCTACCGTAATCCAGCCCGGCAGCCTGCGTGGGGTATCAACCAACGCTGAGGGCGAGTACGTGCTGGCCGTTCCGGCCGGTACTACCTCCCTGAAGTATGGCTATGGTGGCTACCAGGATGAAGAAGTGGCCGTAAAGGGCTCCCGCACCGCCGACGTAACCCTGCTGCCCCGCCAGCAGAAAAAGCGCTGGCTGATTTTCTAG
- a CDS encoding glucose 1-dehydrogenase has protein sequence MKKLEGKVAVITGGNSGIGLATAKRFVEEGAYVFITGRRQQELDAAVRQIGRNVTGVQGDVANLADLDRLFATVQAEKGTLDIVFANAGGGEFVPLGAITEEHYDKTFNSNVKGLVFTVQKALPLLKDGSSIILNASITSIKGSEAFSVYSATKAAVRSFARTWTTDLKQRKIRVNALSPGPIATPALDSLVSTPQETEQLKANLASTVPLGRLGDPDEIAKAASFLASDESSFITGIELFVDGGAAQI, from the coding sequence ATGAAAAAGCTAGAAGGAAAAGTTGCCGTTATCACGGGCGGAAACAGCGGTATTGGCCTGGCTACGGCCAAACGATTCGTAGAAGAAGGTGCCTACGTGTTCATTACCGGCCGCCGCCAGCAGGAGCTGGATGCCGCCGTGCGGCAAATAGGCCGCAACGTAACAGGCGTGCAGGGCGACGTAGCCAACCTCGCCGACCTTGACCGCCTATTCGCTACCGTACAAGCCGAGAAAGGCACCCTCGATATTGTGTTTGCCAATGCCGGGGGCGGCGAGTTCGTTCCCCTGGGCGCCATCACGGAAGAGCACTACGACAAGACCTTTAACAGCAATGTAAAGGGGCTGGTGTTCACAGTGCAGAAGGCCCTACCCCTGCTCAAGGATGGAAGCTCCATTATCCTGAACGCCTCCATTACGTCCATCAAGGGCAGTGAGGCCTTTAGCGTGTACAGCGCTACCAAGGCGGCGGTCCGCTCCTTCGCCCGCACCTGGACAACAGACCTGAAGCAGCGTAAGATTCGGGTGAATGCCCTCAGCCCCGGTCCTATTGCTACGCCCGCCCTGGATAGTCTGGTCAGCACGCCCCAGGAAACGGAACAGCTCAAAGCCAACCTGGCGAGTACCGTACCCCTCGGCCGCCTCGGCGACCCCGACGAAATAGCTAAAGCCGCCTCCTTCCTCGCCTCCGATGAGAGCAGCTTTATCACGGGCATTGAGCTGTTTGTAGATGGGGGCGCGGCCCAGATCTAA
- a CDS encoding helix-turn-helix domain-containing protein, translating to MKNDQMLSSSCSMTRTMGILGGKWKPLIIWGIGQRRIRFGQLAAHIPLISRKVLAEQLKELEESGLILREAFNEVPPRVDYSLTENGLRLLPILKSLSDWTSSCEATTASATPIVLAKQGN from the coding sequence ATGAAAAACGACCAGATGCTAAGCTCCTCCTGCTCCATGACGCGCACCATGGGCATCCTCGGCGGAAAATGGAAACCCCTCATTATTTGGGGCATAGGCCAGCGCCGTATCCGGTTCGGGCAGCTGGCGGCGCACATCCCGCTCATATCGCGCAAGGTGCTGGCCGAGCAGCTGAAGGAGCTGGAAGAATCTGGCCTGATTCTGCGCGAAGCCTTCAATGAGGTGCCGCCCCGCGTGGACTATTCCCTCACCGAAAACGGCCTGCGCCTGCTGCCCATCCTCAAATCCCTCAGCGACTGGACCAGCAGCTGTGAGGCTACTACCGCGTCAGCTACACCGATTGTCTTGGCTAAACAAGGCAACTAA
- the lpdA gene encoding dihydrolipoyl dehydrogenase, translating into MNQYDVTVIGSGPGGYVAAIRCAQLGLKTALIEKYDTLGGTCLNVGCIPSKALLDSTEHFHNAGHTFKEHGIELSDLQINMNQLIDRKNGVVKANTDGIQFLMKKNKIDVLHGVGSFVDKNHIKIQPTAGGEEQQIETKNVIIATGSKPTVLPFIKQDKQRIITSTEALNIREVPKHMIVIGGGVIGLEMASVYARLGAKVSVIEFMDSLIPTMDRALGKELKRILGKIGIEFFLSHKVTGATREGDAVTVTATNPKGEEVKFEGDYCLVAVGRVPYTAGLNLEAAGVEMEERGRIKVDEHLQTNVPGIYAIGDVIRGAMLAHKAEEEGVFVAETIVGQKPHINYLLIPGVVYTWPEVAGVGYTEEQLKEQGKAYKTGSFPFRASGRARASMDLDGFVKVLADKETDEILGVHMIGPRIADLIAEAVTAMEFRASAEDVARMSHAHPTYAEAMKEACLAATENRAIHM; encoded by the coding sequence ATGAACCAATACGACGTTACCGTCATCGGCTCCGGGCCGGGCGGTTATGTGGCGGCCATCCGCTGCGCCCAGCTAGGTCTCAAAACTGCCCTGATTGAGAAGTACGACACCCTGGGCGGCACCTGCCTCAACGTAGGCTGCATCCCCAGCAAGGCACTGCTCGACTCGACGGAGCACTTCCACAATGCCGGCCACACCTTCAAGGAGCATGGCATTGAGCTGAGCGACCTGCAGATCAACATGAACCAGCTCATCGACCGTAAAAACGGGGTGGTGAAGGCCAATACCGACGGCATTCAGTTCCTGATGAAGAAGAACAAGATCGACGTGCTGCACGGCGTCGGTTCGTTCGTAGATAAAAACCACATCAAAATTCAGCCTACCGCGGGCGGCGAGGAGCAGCAGATCGAGACGAAAAACGTCATCATCGCTACCGGCTCTAAGCCTACTGTACTACCCTTCATCAAGCAGGACAAGCAGCGCATCATTACCAGCACCGAGGCCCTGAACATCCGCGAGGTGCCCAAGCACATGATTGTAATTGGTGGCGGCGTAATCGGGCTGGAAATGGCTTCGGTGTACGCCCGCCTGGGCGCGAAAGTGTCCGTAATTGAGTTCATGGACTCGCTCATCCCGACCATGGACCGCGCCCTCGGCAAGGAGCTGAAGCGCATCCTGGGCAAAATTGGCATTGAGTTCTTCCTGAGCCACAAAGTAACCGGCGCTACCCGCGAGGGCGACGCCGTGACCGTAACCGCTACCAACCCGAAAGGCGAGGAAGTGAAGTTTGAAGGCGACTACTGCCTGGTAGCCGTGGGCCGCGTGCCTTACACCGCAGGCCTGAATCTGGAAGCGGCCGGCGTTGAAATGGAAGAGCGCGGCCGCATTAAGGTTGATGAGCACCTGCAAACCAATGTGCCCGGCATCTACGCCATCGGCGACGTGATTCGGGGCGCTATGCTGGCGCACAAGGCCGAGGAAGAAGGCGTGTTCGTGGCCGAAACCATTGTGGGCCAGAAGCCGCACATCAACTACCTGCTCATCCCGGGGGTAGTGTACACCTGGCCGGAAGTGGCCGGCGTAGGCTACACCGAAGAGCAGTTGAAGGAGCAGGGCAAGGCCTACAAAACCGGCTCGTTCCCCTTCCGTGCCTCGGGCCGCGCCCGCGCCTCCATGGACCTCGACGGCTTCGTGAAAGTGCTGGCCGACAAGGAAACCGACGAAATCCTGGGGGTGCACATGATCGGCCCCCGCATCGCCGACCTCATTGCCGAAGCCGTAACGGCCATGGAGTTCCGCGCCTCCGCTGAGGACGTAGCCCGCATGAGCCACGCCCACCCCACCTACGCCGAAGCCATGAAGGAAGCCTGCCTCGCTGCTACCGAGAACCGGGCTATTCATATGTAA
- the uraH gene encoding hydroxyisourate hydrolase yields the protein MKTLLVCLLSLLPLLGMAQATPAKNQLSTHILDISTGQPAPSVTVSLSRYNAAQKTWTAVAEKKTDAAGRIADFLPATSATGTPGTYKLTFLTQPYFESKKQQSFYPFVEVVFEIKDGAHYHVPITLSPYGYSTYRGS from the coding sequence TTGAAAACGCTCCTCGTTTGCCTGCTGAGTTTGCTGCCCCTGCTGGGCATGGCCCAGGCCACCCCAGCCAAAAACCAGCTCAGCACCCACATCCTCGACATCAGCACGGGCCAGCCGGCCCCCAGCGTGACGGTGAGCCTCTCCCGCTACAACGCCGCCCAGAAAACCTGGACCGCCGTAGCCGAGAAGAAAACCGACGCCGCCGGCCGCATCGCCGATTTCCTGCCCGCTACCAGCGCAACTGGTACGCCCGGCACCTATAAGCTCACCTTCCTCACCCAACCCTACTTCGAGAGCAAGAAGCAGCAGTCCTTCTACCCCTTCGTGGAGGTAGTATTCGAAATCAAGGACGGCGCGCACTACCACGTGCCTATCACCCTCTCGCCCTACGGCTACTCCACCTACCGCGGCAGCTGA
- a CDS encoding heme-binding protein, which translates to MRKFTWSLGLLLLPGLGVAQTRAAKPAAAPAPTYLTSTQQLTLQAALEMSARAQAKAATLGKQVSVAVVDASGQTIVLLRGDGVGPHNTEAARRKAYTALSTKTPTLALSRNARANPDTQNLNSLPELLLLSGGVPLLHNGQVIGGIGVAGGGSPDNDDLIGKAAALPEAGISTP; encoded by the coding sequence ATGAGAAAATTCACCTGGTCTCTGGGCCTGTTGCTACTGCCCGGCCTGGGCGTGGCCCAAACCCGCGCCGCCAAACCCGCTGCTGCTCCGGCCCCTACCTACCTCACATCCACCCAGCAGCTGACGCTGCAGGCCGCCCTCGAAATGAGCGCCCGGGCCCAGGCCAAAGCCGCTACCCTGGGCAAGCAGGTATCGGTGGCGGTGGTAGATGCCAGCGGCCAGACCATTGTGCTACTGCGCGGCGACGGCGTGGGTCCCCACAACACTGAGGCCGCCCGCCGCAAAGCCTACACCGCCCTTTCCACCAAAACCCCTACCCTGGCCCTGAGCCGCAACGCCCGCGCCAACCCTGACACCCAGAACCTGAACTCCCTGCCCGAGCTACTGCTGCTTAGCGGAGGCGTGCCCCTGCTGCACAACGGGCAGGTGATTGGCGGCATTGGCGTAGCCGGCGGCGGCAGCCCCGACAACGACGACCTAATCGGGAAGGCCGCTGCGCTGCCCGAGGCCGGCATCAGCACGCCTTAG
- a CDS encoding suppressor of fused domain protein encodes MTEQEPDSEQEMSPSGAPVYRYEGVEPAEFSLASGDDETIEAISNHIERHIGPVSGVFHELISDKVHIDVHFVEPSADFPFKVLVTSGMSDLPMAAPEGAEEWRYAELCILLPSTWEFPDMGPDAEYEDEDAMEDKYWPIRWLKYLARFPHEYRTWLGSGHTIPNGEAAEPFASNTRLGCMLLLPSLSLPEEFTTLKISEEKTIYFYSLYAIYQEEMDLKMREGVQALIEKFEEHGITDVMDLNRPNVAKKKGFLGLW; translated from the coding sequence ATGACCGAGCAAGAGCCCGATTCAGAACAGGAAATGTCGCCCTCCGGGGCGCCGGTGTACCGCTACGAGGGCGTAGAGCCCGCCGAGTTCAGCCTGGCCTCCGGCGACGACGAGACTATTGAGGCTATATCCAACCACATTGAGCGCCACATTGGCCCGGTGAGCGGGGTGTTCCATGAGCTAATTTCCGATAAGGTGCACATTGATGTGCACTTCGTGGAGCCCAGCGCCGATTTTCCGTTCAAGGTTCTGGTAACCTCCGGCATGAGCGACCTACCCATGGCTGCCCCCGAGGGTGCCGAGGAGTGGCGCTACGCTGAGCTGTGCATCTTGCTGCCCAGCACCTGGGAGTTCCCCGACATGGGCCCCGATGCCGAATATGAGGATGAGGACGCCATGGAAGATAAGTACTGGCCTATCCGGTGGCTGAAGTACCTGGCCCGCTTCCCCCACGAGTACCGCACCTGGCTGGGCTCCGGCCACACCATCCCGAACGGGGAAGCCGCCGAGCCCTTCGCCTCCAACACCAGGCTGGGCTGTATGCTGCTACTGCCCTCCCTGAGCCTGCCCGAAGAATTCACGACGCTGAAAATCAGCGAGGAGAAAACCATCTACTTCTACTCGCTCTACGCCATTTATCAGGAAGAAATGGACCTGAAGATGCGCGAAGGGGTACAGGCCCTCATTGAGAAGTTCGAGGAGCACGGCATCACCGACGTGATGGACCTAAACCGCCCCAACGTAGCCAAAAAGAAGGGTTTCCTGGGGTTGTGGTAG